A single region of the Pseudomonas sp. VD-NE ins genome encodes:
- a CDS encoding ABC transporter permease: MSRAESGPAGLYHRVVVYLLFAILLLPLVGTLIYSIASSWSATILPSGFTFKWYIQLWSDPRFLHAFGQSLLVCVGALVLSVVLILPLLFVVHYHFPKLDALMNILILLPFAVPPVVSSVGLLQLYGSGPMAMVGTPWILIGCYFTVALPFMYRAITNNLQAINLRDLMDAAQLLGASTFQAAILVVLPNLRKGLMVALLLSFSFLFGEFVFANILVGTRYETLQVYLNNMRNSSGHFTSALVISYFFFVLVLTWIANILNKDKSE, translated from the coding sequence ATGTCTCGCGCTGAATCCGGCCCGGCCGGCCTCTACCACCGCGTCGTGGTTTATCTGCTGTTCGCGATCCTCTTGCTGCCACTCGTGGGCACGCTGATTTATTCGATCGCCAGCAGTTGGTCGGCGACCATCCTGCCCAGCGGTTTCACCTTCAAGTGGTACATCCAGCTGTGGAGCGATCCGCGGTTCCTTCATGCGTTCGGCCAGTCGCTGCTGGTGTGCGTCGGTGCGCTGGTGTTGTCGGTGGTGCTGATCCTGCCGCTGCTGTTCGTGGTGCATTACCACTTCCCGAAACTCGATGCGTTGATGAACATCCTCATCCTGTTGCCCTTCGCCGTGCCGCCAGTGGTGTCTTCCGTGGGTCTGCTGCAGCTGTATGGTTCCGGGCCGATGGCGATGGTCGGCACACCGTGGATCCTCATCGGTTGCTACTTCACCGTGGCCCTGCCGTTCATGTACCGGGCGATCACCAACAACCTGCAGGCGATCAACCTGCGCGACCTGATGGACGCCGCGCAACTGCTCGGCGCCAGCACCTTTCAGGCAGCGATTCTGGTGGTGCTGCCGAACCTGCGCAAAGGCCTGATGGTCGCGTTGCTGCTGTCGTTCTCGTTCCTGTTTGGCGAGTTCGTCTTCGCCAATATTCTGGTCGGCACGCGCTACGAAACCCTGCAGGTTTATCTGAACAACATGCGCAACAGCAGCGGTCACTTCACCAGTGCGCTAGTTATTTCGTATTTCTTTTTCGTGCTGGTCCTGACCTGGATCGCCAACATCTTGAACAAGGACAAAAGCGAATGA
- a CDS encoding UTRA domain-containing protein gives MRDEATKAVTAIGQVLQEQLDHGLLAAGSKLPAERKLSELFGTTRITVREALLQLEAQGQIYREERRGWFVSPPRLAYNLMQRSHFHAMVSAQGRVPSTEVISARLQPASAAVCAWLQLPALSSVIQICRSRRIDGRLVLYVEHYLNPQFFPGILEFDLNQSMTELYARHFDLHYGRVRFEIVPTSLSVDAAAALRVSVGSPGLRIARVNYDQHERLIDCDLEFWRHDAIHVGVDVV, from the coding sequence ATGCGCGATGAGGCAACAAAAGCGGTGACAGCGATTGGCCAGGTGCTGCAGGAGCAGCTCGATCATGGTCTGTTGGCGGCGGGCAGCAAGTTGCCGGCCGAGCGCAAGCTCAGTGAGTTGTTCGGCACGACGCGGATTACTGTGCGAGAGGCGTTGTTGCAACTGGAGGCGCAGGGGCAGATTTATCGTGAGGAGCGCCGTGGCTGGTTCGTTTCGCCGCCGCGTCTGGCCTATAACCTGATGCAGCGCAGTCACTTTCACGCGATGGTCAGTGCGCAGGGGCGGGTGCCGTCGACCGAGGTGATTTCGGCGCGGTTGCAGCCGGCTTCGGCGGCGGTGTGTGCTTGGTTGCAACTGCCGGCGTTGTCGAGCGTGATTCAGATTTGTCGGTCACGGCGCATTGATGGGCGGTTGGTGCTTTATGTTGAGCATTATTTGAATCCGCAGTTTTTTCCGGGGATTCTTGAGTTTGATTTGAATCAGTCGATGACTGAGTTGTATGCGCGGCATTTCGATTTGCACTATGGGCGGGTGCGCTTTGAGATTGTGCCTACGTCATTGTCGGTGGATGCGGCGGCGGCTTTAAGGGTGTCGGTGGGGAGTCCGGGGTTGCGGATTGCTCGGGTTAATTATGATCAGCATGAGCGGTTGATTGATTGTGATCTGGAGTTTTGGCGGCATGATGCGATTCACGTTGGGGTTGATGTGGTTTGA
- a CDS encoding ABC transporter substrate-binding protein, translating into MKQLFLATLLGSTIAMCTSAMAAGTDLKTLEAAAKAEGAVNSVGMPDDWANWKGTWEDLAKTYGLKHIDTDMSSAQEIAKFAAEKDNATADIGDVGAAFGPIAVKQGVVQPYKPSTWDQVPDWAKDKDGNWALAYTGTIAFIVNKKLLHGSEVPTKWADLKGGKYKVSIGDVSTAAQAANGVLAAALANGGDEKNIKPALLLFADIAKQGRLSMANPTIATMEKGEIEVGVVWDFNGLSYKAKMANPDDYVVLIPSDGSVISGYTTIINKYAKNPNAAKLTREYIFSDAGQTNLARGNARPIRAEHLQLPEDVKAKLLPNEQYKKVTPIKDADAWEKTSKALPQQWNEEVIVEMK; encoded by the coding sequence ATGAAACAGCTTTTCCTGGCAACACTGTTAGGCTCGACCATTGCAATGTGCACCTCCGCCATGGCGGCCGGCACCGACCTGAAAACCCTCGAAGCCGCTGCGAAAGCGGAAGGCGCCGTCAACAGCGTCGGCATGCCCGATGACTGGGCCAACTGGAAAGGCACCTGGGAAGACCTGGCCAAAACCTACGGCCTCAAGCACATCGACACCGACATGAGCTCGGCCCAGGAAATCGCCAAGTTCGCCGCCGAAAAAGACAACGCCACCGCCGACATCGGCGATGTAGGTGCGGCCTTCGGTCCGATCGCGGTCAAGCAAGGTGTGGTGCAACCGTACAAGCCAAGCACCTGGGATCAAGTCCCGGACTGGGCCAAGGACAAGGATGGCAACTGGGCACTGGCCTACACCGGCACCATCGCGTTCATCGTCAACAAGAAGCTGCTGCACGGCTCCGAAGTGCCGACCAAATGGGCTGACCTCAAGGGCGGCAAATACAAGGTCTCCATTGGTGACGTGAGCACCGCCGCCCAAGCCGCCAACGGCGTTCTGGCTGCCGCACTGGCCAACGGTGGCGACGAGAAAAACATCAAGCCTGCACTGCTGCTGTTCGCCGACATCGCCAAACAGGGTCGCCTGTCGATGGCCAACCCGACCATCGCCACCATGGAAAAAGGCGAGATCGAAGTCGGCGTGGTCTGGGACTTCAACGGCCTCAGCTACAAGGCCAAGATGGCCAACCCGGATGACTACGTGGTGCTGATCCCGTCCGACGGTTCGGTGATTTCCGGCTACACCACGATCATCAACAAGTACGCGAAAAACCCCAACGCCGCCAAGCTGACCCGCGAATACATCTTCAGCGACGCCGGCCAGACCAACCTCGCGCGCGGCAACGCCCGCCCGATCCGCGCCGAGCACCTGCAACTGCCGGAAGACGTGAAGGCCAAACTGCTGCCGAACGAGCAGTACAAAAAGGTCACCCCGATCAAAGACGCCGATGCGTGGGAAAAGACTTCGAAAGCCCTGCCACAGCAGTGGAACGAAGAAGTCATCGTCGAGATGAAATAA
- a CDS encoding ABC transporter permease subunit, giving the protein MTRGKWLAALCLVPFALFFIVFEIAPLVWVMINSLQSEEFGWGFANFSKIFSSKFYLQAIQYSLEISFWSSVFGIIIAVLGAYSLRRVDSKLRNFVNAFANMTSNFAGVPLAFAFIILLGFNGSITIMLKQSGIIQDFNLYSKTGLIILYTYFQIPLGVLLLYPAFDALREDWRESAALLGANGWQFWRHIGLPVLTPALLGTFVILLANALGAYATVYALTTGNFNVLPIRIAAMVSGDISLDPNLASALAVVLVALMTIVTVVHQLLLKRSYHVSR; this is encoded by the coding sequence ATGACTCGCGGCAAATGGTTGGCGGCGCTGTGCCTGGTGCCCTTCGCGCTGTTTTTTATCGTCTTTGAAATCGCCCCTCTGGTATGGGTGATGATCAACAGCCTGCAATCGGAAGAGTTCGGCTGGGGCTTCGCCAACTTCAGCAAAATCTTCAGTTCGAAGTTTTATTTGCAGGCGATCCAGTACAGTCTCGAGATCAGTTTCTGGTCGAGCGTATTCGGCATCATCATTGCCGTACTCGGTGCATATTCCTTGCGCCGGGTCGATTCGAAACTGCGCAACTTCGTGAATGCCTTCGCCAACATGACCAGCAACTTCGCCGGGGTGCCTCTGGCTTTCGCGTTCATCATCCTGCTCGGTTTCAACGGCAGCATCACCATCATGCTCAAGCAGTCGGGGATCATTCAGGACTTCAACCTGTACTCGAAAACCGGCCTGATCATCCTCTACACCTACTTCCAGATTCCCCTCGGCGTGCTGCTGCTTTACCCGGCCTTCGACGCCTTGCGTGAAGACTGGCGCGAATCCGCCGCACTGCTCGGCGCCAATGGCTGGCAGTTCTGGCGGCACATCGGTTTGCCGGTGCTGACCCCGGCGCTGCTCGGGACGTTTGTAATCCTGCTGGCCAACGCCCTCGGCGCCTACGCCACGGTGTACGCGTTGACGACGGGCAACTTCAACGTCCTGCCGATCCGCATTGCAGCAATGGTCTCCGGTGACATTTCCCTCGACCCGAATCTGGCCAGCGCTTTGGCCGTGGTGCTGGTGGCACTGATGACCATCGTCACCGTCGTGCATCAACTGCTGTTGAAGAGGAGCTACCATGTCTCGCGCTGA
- a CDS encoding RluA family pseudouridine synthase, with amino-acid sequence MPLSNIHIIHRDAAVLVVNKPTLLLSVPGRADDNKDCLITRLQENGYPEARIVHRLDWETSGIILLARDADTHRELSRQFHDRETEKAYTALAWGQPELDSGSIDLPLRYDPPTKPRHVVDHEFGKHALTFWRVLERCGDWCRVELTPITGRSHQLRVHMLSIGHPLLGDGLYAHEQALAAWPRLCLHASMLSFTHPQTGERLRFECPAPF; translated from the coding sequence ATGCCGCTGTCCAACATCCACATCATCCATCGGGACGCCGCCGTACTGGTGGTGAACAAGCCGACGTTGTTGCTCTCGGTGCCCGGTCGCGCCGATGACAACAAGGATTGCCTGATTACCCGCCTGCAGGAAAACGGCTACCCGGAAGCGCGCATCGTCCATCGCCTGGACTGGGAAACCTCCGGCATCATTTTGCTGGCGCGTGATGCCGATACGCATCGCGAACTATCGCGGCAGTTTCACGACCGCGAAACCGAAAAGGCCTACACCGCTTTGGCCTGGGGTCAGCCGGAACTCGACAGCGGCAGCATCGACTTGCCACTGCGTTACGACCCGCCGACCAAACCGCGCCACGTGGTTGATCACGAATTCGGCAAACACGCGCTGACCTTCTGGCGCGTACTGGAACGTTGCGGTGACTGGTGTCGCGTTGAGTTGACGCCGATCACCGGCCGTTCACATCAGTTGCGTGTGCACATGCTGTCGATCGGGCATCCGCTGCTTGGTGACGGGCTCTACGCCCACGAGCAGGCGCTGGCGGCATGGCCACGCCTGTGCCTGCACGCGAGCATGCTCAGCTTCACCCACCCGCAAACCGGCGAACGCCTGCGCTTCGAGTGCCCCGCACCGTTCTGA
- a CDS encoding ABC transporter ATP-binding protein — MSYVSVQHLQKSYAGTTVFSDIDCEINKGEFVTLLGPSGCGKSTLLRCIAGLTPVDGGKILLDGVDIVPLSPQKRGIGMVFQSYALFPNMTVEQNVAFGLRMQKVNADDSHKRVSEVLKLVELNDFASRYPHQLSGGQCQRVALARSLVTRPRLLLLDEPLSALDARIRKHLREQIRQIQRELGLTTIFVTHDQEEALTMSDRIFLMNQGKIVQSGDAETLYTAPVDVFAAGFIGNYNLLDADDASKLLQRPINHRIAIRPEAIELSLEGELDAQIRSHSLLGNVIRYRIEARGVELVVDVLNRSAADLHPDGQRLALSIDPTALCEVA, encoded by the coding sequence ATGAGCTATGTCAGCGTCCAACACCTGCAGAAAAGCTACGCCGGCACGACCGTGTTCAGCGACATCGACTGCGAAATCAACAAGGGCGAGTTTGTCACCCTGCTCGGCCCCTCCGGCTGCGGAAAGTCGACCCTGCTGCGTTGCATCGCCGGCCTGACACCGGTCGATGGCGGCAAGATCCTCCTCGATGGCGTCGATATCGTGCCATTGAGTCCGCAGAAACGCGGGATCGGCATGGTGTTTCAGAGCTATGCGCTGTTCCCCAACATGACCGTGGAACAGAACGTTGCCTTCGGTTTGCGCATGCAGAAGGTCAACGCCGATGACAGTCATAAACGCGTTTCCGAGGTGTTGAAACTCGTTGAACTGAACGACTTCGCCAGTCGCTATCCGCATCAGTTGTCCGGTGGCCAATGTCAGCGTGTCGCCCTCGCCCGTTCGCTGGTGACGCGCCCACGTTTGCTGTTGCTGGATGAGCCGCTGTCGGCGCTCGATGCGCGCATTCGTAAGCACCTGCGCGAACAGATCCGGCAGATTCAACGCGAACTCGGCCTGACGACGATTTTCGTCACCCACGATCAGGAAGAAGCGCTGACCATGTCCGACCGGATTTTCCTGATGAATCAGGGAAAAATCGTCCAGAGCGGCGACGCCGAAACCCTCTACACCGCGCCGGTCGATGTGTTCGCCGCTGGCTTCATCGGCAACTACAACCTGCTCGATGCCGACGATGCATCGAAGCTGTTGCAGCGCCCGATCAACCACCGCATCGCCATTCGCCCGGAAGCCATCGAACTGAGCCTGGAAGGCGAACTCGACGCGCAGATCCGCAGCCACAGCCTGCTCGGCAACGTGATCCGCTACCGCATCGAAGCGCGCGGCGTGGAACTGGTGGTGGATGTGCTCAACCGCTCGGCGGCCGATCTGCACCCCGACGGTCAGCGACTGGCACTTTCCATCGATCCGACGGCCCTGTGTGAAGTAGCTTAA
- a CDS encoding mechanosensitive ion channel family protein translates to MFARLFALPSLFLVCLMTLLPLAPAHAVGLPGLLNTNKAQPEAQEPLGQSLDEVIKSLENDKQRAQLLTDLKKLRDATKKAQASPEEGVLGLIGGTLSNFEKQFTGADSPLNRWGNEFDLAKDELSAMMLPANEWLPIIFGFAMILAVWSLLAAALIWLSHRVRMRFGLTEELPQHPKALDMLRFALRKLGPWLIALVMTVYMSYALPSSLGKSLAMVLAYALVVGTCFSAICVIAFSLLDGPHRHRALYILRHQAFRPLWLIGSFAAFGEALNDPRLIESLGVHLAHSAATIANVLAALSTGLFILRFRRPIAHLIRNQPLSRRLTRRALSDTIEILGTFWYVPALVLVGISLFATFVSAGDTSTALRQSLICTVLLVLCMVINGLVRRHSLKPQRGPKRHALYSERLKSFFYTLAHLVVWLVFIELGLRVWGQSLIGFAEGEGHDVSVKLFSLIGTLIFSWLIWILADTAVHHALTRSRKGLANARAQTMMPLIRNVLFVAIFIIALIVALANMGMNVTPLLAGAGVIGLAIGFGAQSLVADLITGLFIIIEDSLAIDDYVDVGGHLGTVEGLTIRTVRLRDIDGIVHTIPFSEIKSIKNYSREFGYAIFRVAVPYNMEIDDAIKLMREVGQKMRTDPLQRRNIWSPLEIQGVESFESGSAILRARFKTAPIKQWEVSRAFNLSLKRHLDEAGLDLATPRMSVQVITAGGGQPKE, encoded by the coding sequence GTGTTCGCTCGTCTTTTTGCTTTGCCCAGTCTGTTCCTCGTCTGCCTGATGACGCTGTTGCCGCTGGCGCCCGCCCACGCGGTCGGTTTGCCCGGTCTGCTCAACACCAACAAGGCGCAGCCCGAAGCGCAGGAACCGCTCGGCCAGTCCCTCGACGAAGTCATCAAGTCGCTGGAAAACGACAAGCAACGTGCACAGTTGCTGACCGATCTGAAGAAGCTGCGCGACGCCACCAAAAAGGCTCAGGCCAGCCCTGAAGAAGGCGTGCTCGGCTTGATCGGCGGCACTCTGTCCAACTTCGAAAAACAATTCACCGGCGCCGACAGCCCGCTCAACCGCTGGGGCAACGAGTTCGATCTGGCCAAGGACGAACTGAGCGCGATGATGCTGCCGGCCAACGAGTGGCTGCCGATCATCTTCGGCTTCGCCATGATCCTCGCGGTGTGGAGCCTGCTCGCCGCCGCACTGATCTGGCTCAGCCATCGTGTGCGCATGCGCTTCGGCCTCACCGAAGAACTGCCGCAACACCCCAAAGCCCTCGACATGTTGCGCTTTGCGTTACGCAAGCTCGGGCCATGGCTGATCGCGTTGGTGATGACGGTCTACATGAGCTACGCGCTGCCGTCGTCACTGGGCAAAAGCCTGGCGATGGTGCTGGCCTATGCGCTGGTGGTCGGCACCTGTTTCTCGGCGATTTGCGTGATCGCGTTTTCCCTGCTCGACGGCCCGCACCGCCATCGCGCGCTGTATATCTTGCGCCATCAGGCGTTCCGGCCGTTGTGGCTGATCGGCAGCTTCGCCGCGTTTGGTGAAGCGCTGAATGATCCGCGCCTGATCGAAAGCCTGGGTGTGCACCTGGCCCACTCCGCCGCGACCATCGCCAATGTTCTCGCGGCGCTGTCGACCGGTCTGTTCATCCTGCGTTTCCGCCGACCGATTGCACACCTGATCCGCAACCAGCCACTGTCAAGACGCCTGACCCGCCGCGCTCTCAGCGACACCATCGAAATCCTCGGCACCTTCTGGTACGTGCCAGCGCTGGTGCTGGTCGGCATCTCGCTGTTCGCCACCTTCGTTTCCGCCGGCGACACCAGTACCGCCTTGCGCCAGTCGCTGATCTGCACCGTGCTGCTGGTGTTGTGCATGGTGATCAACGGCCTCGTACGCCGCCACTCCTTGAAACCGCAACGCGGGCCGAAACGCCACGCGCTGTACTCCGAACGCCTGAAAAGCTTCTTCTACACCCTCGCGCACCTGGTGGTCTGGCTGGTGTTTATCGAACTCGGCCTGCGCGTCTGGGGCCAGTCGCTGATCGGGTTCGCCGAGGGCGAAGGGCACGACGTCAGCGTCAAACTGTTCAGCCTGATCGGCACACTGATTTTCTCCTGGCTGATCTGGATCCTCGCCGACACCGCCGTGCACCACGCCCTCACCCGCTCGCGCAAAGGCCTGGCGAATGCCCGTGCGCAAACGATGATGCCGCTGATCCGCAACGTGCTGTTCGTGGCGATCTTCATCATCGCGCTGATCGTCGCCCTGGCGAACATGGGCATGAACGTCACGCCACTGCTGGCCGGTGCCGGTGTGATCGGTCTGGCCATCGGTTTCGGTGCGCAGTCGCTGGTCGCGGACCTGATCACCGGCCTGTTCATCATCATCGAAGACTCACTGGCCATTGATGACTACGTCGACGTCGGCGGCCACCTCGGCACCGTCGAAGGCCTGACCATCCGCACCGTGCGCCTGCGCGACATCGACGGCATCGTCCACACCATCCCGTTCAGCGAAATCAAAAGCATCAAGAACTACTCGCGGGAATTCGGCTACGCGATCTTCCGCGTCGCGGTGCCGTACAACATGGAAATCGACGACGCGATCAAACTGATGCGCGAAGTCGGGCAGAAGATGCGCACCGACCCACTGCAACGCCGCAATATCTGGTCGCCGCTGGAGATTCAGGGCGTCGAGAGTTTCGAGTCCGGCAGCGCAATCCTGCGCGCACGGTTCAAGACCGCGCCGATCAAACAATGGGAAGTGTCCCGAGCCTTCAACCTGTCGCTCAAACGCCATCTCGATGAAGCCGGACTCGATCTGGCAACGCCGCGCATGAGCGTGCAAGTGATCACTGCCGGTGGCGGTCAGCCGAAGGAATAG
- a CDS encoding amidohydrolase, with translation MQLTRIAQAVLLTLFASHAGAATLESTRTTIAEQAQKLEPELLETRRDIHAHPELGNTEKRTADLVAKQLKALGLEVKTGMARTGVVAVLKGALPGPTVALRADMDALPVKEVSDLPFASKAKGTYLDKEVDVMHACGHDAHTAILLSTAKILTGMRDTLPGTVVFYFQPAEEGPSDFIPDGKNTWGAKMMVEEGVMKSPKPDAVFGLHVWAGIPAGQIAYRPGATLASSDDLRIKILGKQTHAGRPWDGIDPITVGAQTIVGLQTVVSRRTDISSYPSVVSIGTINGGTRYNIIPESVDMTGTIRSYDYGIRQKLHADVRQTVEKIAESGGAKADVTIIEKYDPTINNPALTEKMLPTLKWAAKDDVVNAPLVGGAEDFSFYAKEVPGLFVFLGVTPRDQDMSKAAPNHNPGFFVDESALVVGVRTLASLATDYLYTNAGAGK, from the coding sequence ATGCAACTGACGCGCATTGCCCAAGCCGTTCTACTCACCCTGTTCGCCAGCCACGCTGGCGCCGCGACGTTGGAAAGCACCCGCACAACGATCGCCGAACAGGCGCAAAAACTCGAACCGGAACTGCTGGAAACCCGCCGCGACATCCACGCCCACCCGGAACTCGGCAACACGGAAAAACGCACCGCAGACCTGGTCGCCAAACAACTCAAAGCCCTGGGCCTCGAAGTCAAAACCGGCATGGCTCGCACCGGTGTAGTTGCCGTCCTCAAAGGTGCCCTGCCCGGCCCGACCGTGGCTCTGCGCGCCGACATGGACGCGCTGCCGGTCAAGGAAGTCTCCGACCTGCCCTTCGCCTCAAAAGCCAAAGGCACCTATCTCGACAAAGAAGTCGACGTCATGCACGCCTGCGGCCACGACGCCCACACCGCGATCCTGCTCAGCACAGCGAAAATCCTCACGGGCATGCGCGACACCCTGCCCGGCACCGTGGTGTTCTACTTCCAGCCCGCCGAAGAAGGCCCGAGCGACTTCATCCCCGACGGCAAAAACACCTGGGGCGCAAAAATGATGGTCGAGGAAGGCGTGATGAAATCACCAAAACCCGATGCGGTCTTCGGCCTGCACGTCTGGGCCGGCATCCCCGCCGGCCAGATCGCTTACCGCCCAGGCGCCACCCTCGCCAGCTCCGACGACCTGCGCATCAAAATCCTCGGCAAACAGACCCACGCCGGCCGCCCATGGGACGGCATCGACCCGATCACCGTCGGCGCGCAAACCATCGTCGGCCTGCAAACCGTAGTCAGCCGCCGCACCGATATCTCCTCTTACCCGTCAGTGGTCAGCATCGGCACCATCAACGGCGGCACGCGCTACAACATCATTCCCGAATCCGTCGACATGACCGGCACGATCCGCTCCTACGACTACGGCATCCGCCAGAAACTGCACGCCGACGTCCGCCAGACCGTGGAAAAAATCGCCGAAAGTGGCGGTGCAAAAGCCGACGTGACCATCATCGAAAAATACGACCCGACCATCAACAACCCGGCACTGACGGAAAAGATGCTGCCGACCTTGAAGTGGGCGGCCAAGGACGATGTGGTGAATGCACCGCTGGTGGGCGGCGCGGAAGACTTTTCGTTCTATGCCAAGGAAGTGCCGGGGTTGTTTGTCTTTCTCGGCGTGACACCACGAGACCAAGACATGAGCAAAGCCGCACCGAATCATAATCCGGGATTCTTTGTGGATGAGTCGGCGCTGGTGGTGGGCGTGAGGACATTGGCGTCGCTGGCGACGGATTATTTGTATACGAATGCCGGGGCAGGCAAGTAG
- a CDS encoding M18 family aminopeptidase has protein sequence MREELNQGLIDFLKASPTPFHATASLVQRLEAAGYVRLDEREPWTTEPNGRYYVTRNDSSIVAIKMGRNSPLHGGIRLVGAHTDSPCLRVKPQPELQRQGFWQLGVEVYGGALLAPWFDRDLSLAGRVTFRRDGKVESQLIDFKAPIAIIPNLAIHLNREANQGWAINAQTELPPILAQFAGDERVDFRAVLTDQLAREHGLNADVVLDYELSFYDTQSAAVIGLNGDFIAGARLDNLLSCYAGLQALLTAETDETCVLVCNDHEEVGSCSACGADGPMLEQTLRRLLPEGDEFVRTIQKSLLVSADNAHGVHPNYAEKHDANHGPKLNAGPVIKVNSNQRYATNSETAGFFRHLCMAEEVPVQSFVVRSDMGCGSTIGPITASHLGVRTVDIGLPTFAMHSIRELCGSHDLAHLVKVLSAFYACRELP, from the coding sequence ATGCGCGAAGAGTTGAACCAAGGCCTGATCGACTTTCTCAAGGCCTCCCCTACCCCGTTCCACGCCACCGCCAGTCTGGTGCAGCGTCTGGAGGCCGCCGGTTACGTGCGCCTCGACGAGCGCGAGCCATGGACCACCGAGCCGAACGGCCGCTATTACGTCACCCGTAACGACTCCTCGATTGTCGCAATCAAAATGGGCCGCAACTCACCCCTGCACGGCGGCATCCGCCTGGTTGGCGCACACACCGACAGCCCGTGCCTGCGGGTCAAGCCGCAACCGGAACTGCAGCGTCAGGGCTTCTGGCAACTGGGCGTTGAAGTCTATGGCGGCGCGCTGCTGGCACCGTGGTTCGACCGCGATCTGTCGCTGGCCGGCCGCGTAACCTTCCGCCGCGACGGCAAAGTCGAAAGCCAATTGATCGATTTCAAGGCACCGATCGCGATCATTCCCAACCTGGCGATTCACCTCAACCGTGAAGCCAATCAGGGCTGGGCGATCAACGCGCAGACCGAACTGCCGCCGATCCTCGCGCAATTTGCCGGTGACGAACGTGTTGATTTCCGCGCCGTGCTCACCGATCAACTGGCCCGCGAACATGGTTTGAACGCCGACGTCGTGCTGGATTACGAGCTGAGTTTCTACGACACGCAAAGTGCTGCAGTGATTGGCCTCAATGGCGACTTCATTGCCGGCGCGCGCCTCGACAACCTGCTGTCGTGCTACGCCGGTCTGCAAGCCTTGCTCACCGCCGAAACTGACGAAACCTGCGTATTGGTGTGCAACGACCACGAAGAAGTCGGCTCCTGCTCGGCCTGCGGTGCCGATGGCCCGATGCTCGAACAGACCCTGCGCCGTCTGCTGCCGGAAGGTGACGAATTCGTCCGCACCATCCAGAAATCCCTGCTGGTCTCGGCCGACAACGCCCACGGTGTGCACCCCAACTACGCAGAAAAGCACGACGCCAACCACGGCCCGAAACTCAACGCCGGCCCGGTGATCAAGGTCAACAGCAACCAGCGCTACGCCACCAACAGCGAAACCGCCGGGTTCTTCCGCCATCTGTGCATGGCCGAAGAAGTGCCGGTGCAAAGCTTCGTGGTGCGCAGCGACATGGGCTGTGGCTCGACCATCGGCCCGATCACCGCCAGCCACCTCGGTGTGCGCACTGTCGACATCGGCCTGCCGACCTTCGCCATGCACTCGATCCGCGAACTGTGCGGCAGCCATGACCTGGCGCATCTGGTCAAAGTGCTGAGCGCGTTCTACGCCTGCCGCGAATTGCCGTAA
- a CDS encoding alkaline phosphatase family protein codes for MKHNVILVVLDGLNYEVARHAMGHLQAYVGAGRAALYQLECELPALSRPLYECILTGVPPIDSGIVHNNVSRLSNQRSIYHYARDAGLKTAAAAYHWVSELYNRSPFVAARDRHTDNLSLPIQHGHFYWSDHYPDSHLFADAENLRLRHDPNFLLIHPMNIDDAGHKHGLDSSQYRNSARFADIILADYLQSWVDAGYQVLVTADHGMNNDRSHNGLLPEERQVPLFVLGDAFSLDASAAPKQTEICGTVCELLGVPHDKPVCRELLK; via the coding sequence ATGAAGCACAACGTCATCCTTGTCGTGCTCGACGGCCTCAACTACGAGGTCGCGCGTCACGCCATGGGGCATCTGCAGGCTTATGTTGGCGCAGGACGCGCCGCGCTCTACCAGTTGGAGTGCGAACTGCCGGCCCTGTCCCGACCGCTCTACGAATGCATCCTCACCGGCGTGCCGCCGATCGACAGCGGCATCGTCCACAACAACGTCTCGCGCCTGTCCAATCAGCGCAGCATTTATCATTACGCCCGCGATGCCGGTTTGAAAACCGCTGCGGCGGCGTATCACTGGGTCAGCGAGTTGTACAACCGCTCGCCGTTCGTAGCCGCCCGCGACCGCCACACCGACAATCTGTCGCTGCCGATCCAGCACGGGCATTTCTACTGGAGCGATCACTACCCGGATTCGCACCTGTTCGCCGACGCCGAAAACCTGCGCCTGCGCCATGATCCGAACTTCCTGCTGATTCACCCGATGAACATCGACGACGCCGGGCACAAGCATGGCCTCGACTCTTCGCAATACCGCAACAGCGCGCGCTTCGCCGACATCATCCTCGCCGATTATCTGCAGAGCTGGGTCGACGCTGGCTATCAGGTATTGGTGACTGCCGACCACGGCATGAACAACGACCGCTCGCACAACGGCCTGCTGCCGGAAGAACGTCAGGTGCCGCTGTTTGTCCTCGGTGACGCGTTCAGCCTCGACGCGAGCGCCGCACCCAAGCAGACGGAAATCTGCGGCACCGTCTGCGAGTTGCTCGGCGTGCCCCACGACAAACCAGTGTGCCGGGAGCTGCTCAAGTGA